From the genome of Adhaeribacter pallidiroseus:
TTTAGCCTATAAAGATGGTGATATTTATGTAACGCAACGTAGCGAAATTACGCGTTTACGCGATGCTGACGGTGATGGCAAAGCCGATTCGTACGACAAAATATATTCTTGGCCTTTATCGGGTAATTACCACGAATATTCTTACGGACCTACTTTTTTACCGAACGGCAATATGTTAGTGACGCTTAATGTGGGTTGGAGTAACAGTTTAGGTCACGGCGTAAGCTTGGTGCCTTGGCGTGGCTGGACTTTAGAAATCACCCCGGATGGTAAAATGACCCCGTTTGCAGCGGGCATGCGGTCGCCGGCGGGTTACGGTTTTAACGCCGCTGGCGATTTCTTCTACACCGAAAATCAAGGCGACTGGGTTGGTTCCGGCCGGCTTTCACACGTGGAAAAAGGCGATTTCCTGGGCAATGCCGAAAGCTTAAACTGGTCGGGCTTGCCTGGTTCGCCGTTGAAATTAAAACCAAAGGATGTACCAAATACCGGCGAGCCTTTGTACGATGTGGCTAAGCGGGTACCGGAATTAAAAGCGCCGGCTATCTGGATGCCCCACGGCATTTTTGGAATTTCTACTTCGGCGTTCTTAAGCGACAATACCAACGGTAAATTCGGACCTTTCCAGAACCAGATTTTCGTGGGTGACCAGGGACAAAGCAAAATCATGCGCGTTGACCTGGAAAAAGTAAAAGGCGAATACCAAGGCGTAGCTTTTGGGTTCCGCGAAGGTTTTTCGTCGGGAATTCTGCGGCAGATTTGGGGCAACGATGGCTCTATGTTTGTAGGCATGACTAGTCGCGGCTGGTCTTCTACGGGTAAAGAACTATTTAGCTTGCAACGTTTGGTTTGGACGGGAAGAACCCCTTTCGAGATGAAAACCATTCATGCCATGCCCGACGGTTTCGAAATTGAATTTACCCAACCCGTTGACAAAGCAACGGCCGCGGCTTTAGCTTCTTATAAAGTAACTGGCTTTAACTATAAATACCACGCTACTTATGGCAGCCCGGTAATCAACAACAAAGAATGTTCGATAAGGGGCGTAGTGGTTTCGCCGGACGGTATGAAGGCTCGCCTGGTAGTAGACGATTTACGCTTAGGTTACATCCACGAAATTAATACGGACGGGGTTCGCTCCGCCACTGGTCAGCCTTTGTTGCACAACGTGGGTTATTATACCCTAAATAACCTACCAGACGGTGAAAAATTAAGTATTGCCCGAACTGCTGCTCCAGCTCACGACCATGCGGCTATGATGGCTTCGGCGGGTAAAGCTGCTGGTAGTACCAAAACGGCTACTAAATCCAGCACTGCCGCAACCGCTTCGGCCAGTACAACCGCAACTGGCACAAAAATGGCCAAACGTATAACCGAAATGCCCGCTGAGTGGAACGGTACCGCCGATTATACCATTAACCTGGGTACAAAGCCCGGCCTTAAATTTGAGCCGGCACAGTTTCAAGTAAAAGCTGGCAGCAAGATTCGGGTTGTGTTTCAGAACGACGACGACATGCTGCATAACTTCGTAGTGGTAATGCCCGGTACCGCCATTGAGGTAGGTAACTTAGCCATGAAGTTAGGCTTAGAAGGCCAGCAACGAAACTACATTCCGTCTACCAACAAGGTGTTGTATCATACCAACTTGCTGCAGCCCCAATCTACCGAAACTATTTATTTTATTGCGCCTGACAAGCCCGGTAATTACAACTATGAGTGCTCCGTACCCGGCCACTTCTACTCCATGCAAGGCACCATGAAAGTGTTGCCAAAATAAAAATTTAAAAAAGTAACGCATAAATTATTTTGGAAACCCGTTAAGACTTCACTCTGACGGGTTTCATTCTTTATAATACTATAATTACTTTAAACAGAAAAGTTAAGTTTGTACCATGTACCTATTCTTCTAAAGGAAACTATATAGTCTTGTACTAAAAAATTCCGGCGGAAGAACCTTATGGTAGATTACCATTTTTTTATTAACTCATTAAATGTACTTAAATCAGTATGGCGTTAAAATTTACCATTCGTATGTCCGCGGTTAGATATTTATTTCTGTTCTTTATTTTTTTAAATTTTCATGCCGTTCAGGCCGCGCATGTAGATACTTTAGAAATAAATAGTAGCGCTATGAACACCAGGCTGCACGCGGGTATTGTGGTGCCGGATAGTTATAAAAAACAAAAAAAGACTACTTACCCGGTGCTTTATTTACTACATGGTTACAGCGGCAACTTCCGGGATTGGTTAACCAAAGTACCGGATAAAACAGTATTAACCAGCCTCGCGGACCAGTACCAAATGATTATTGTTACACCGGATGGCGGATTTGGTAGCTGGTACCTGGATAGTCCACTGGATAAAGCAAGCCAGTACGAAACTTTTATTACCAAGGAACTGGTGCAGGAGGTTCAAACAAAGTATCGCACCATTACAACGCGCGAGGGCCGATTTATCTCTGGTTTAAGTATGGGTGGCCACGGCGCACTGTACTTATCGGCCCGCCACCCCGATTTATATCTGGCGGCAGCCAGCATGAGCGGTGCCCTGGACATAGCCTCTATTCAGGGAGATTTAGTAAAAAGCATGGAAACATTGCTGGGTCAGAAAGCGCAGAACTACGAAAAATTTGCGCAGAACTCCGTTGTAAATATGGTGCCGCAATTAAAAGCCAGTCCGGTAAAAATCTTATTTGATTGCGGCGTAGATGATTTTTTGATTGAAAGCAATCGTGAACTACACCGGCGTTTAGTAGTGGAAAAAGTGCCGCACGAATACATAGAACGGCCGGGGGCTCATACCTGGCCATACTGGGGCAATGCCTTACCTTATCACTTGTTGTTTTTCCAGAAAGCGCGGCAAGAAGCTGCGAGTAAGTAAGGTGCTAATCTCTTCCCTTGCTATTCGAGATTCCAATTAATCGTAACTTATTTGTGGTTAGCATCTTGGTTTAAGCTCTTTTTTTAAATTTTTGCCCCGAAGCACCTGAAACATGTACCGGATTTTACTTTTTCTAACTTTCTTTTCCGTACTGCAATGGAAGCCGGCACCAATTCCTAAAAAGGTCTTGCTCGTTTATGACCAAACTTTTTCTAACCAGATTCCGCACATCGATCGCATCCAGGCCATACAAAAGTTAGCGAAAGAAAATAACTTTATTCTTGATACCATCCGGATAAATGCTAAGTTCTCCGAAAAATATTTAAAAAAATACGCTGCCCTGATTTTTATTAATCCAATAAATGAACACCTAAACTACCAGCAACGCAACCAACTGGAACGCTATTTACAGGCCGGTGGCGGCCTACTCCAAATAAGTTTGCCTCCTGCCTCAGATTCAGACTGGCCCTGGTACACCCGCTTACAGGAAGCCGGCTTAAAAGCGCAATACGTAAAAAGTTTCCAGGTGGCGGATAAAGATCAATTAAAGTACTGGCGCACAGCCTTCGACGGGGGACTTTATTCTCAAATTACTTTAACCAACAACAGCCAATCTTTCCCAGACAGTAACTGGTTTGAGTTTCTGCCGGATGAGTTAGATTTTGTAACCAATCACCCGCCACTAAACTACCAAAAAGCAACTCTCCAAGAAATCCCGTAAAATACTGTTTTAGCTAAAATTCTTTAAAACTTCGCAAATGAAATAAACTGGCAAGTAACAACTTATGGAAATAATAAAATTAAGCCCGATAGATATTGATAAATTTGTTCAATTGATTTTAGTTTTTGCGGACGTTTTTGAAATGCAAAACTTTACGATACCAAAGCAAGAGCATCTGGTGCATAATTTAGGAAAATCCGACTTTATCGTTTTTGTTGCGCAGAAAGATGATTGTATTATTGGTGGCTTAACCGCATATACGCTTCACTCCTATTATTCCGAGAAACCGCTCGCCTACATCTACGATCTGGCTATCCAGACGCATTATCAACGACAAGGAATAGGCAAAAAATTAATAGCTGCTATAAAAATGTATTGCCAGGAAAATAATTACGAAGAAGTTTTTGTTCAAGCAGATAAAGTAGATGGCTATGCCCTAGATTTTTATCGTGCAACCAAGCCAACCGATGAGGAACAAGTGGTTCACTTTTATTACACGCTAGGTTAAATAAGTAAGAATTTTCACGAACCAATATCAACTGCAAAAAACATTAAAACAAAGTTCAGCTGCAGCCGGCCTGGTTAACGCTGCAATCTCCAGGTTCTGGAAGGATCTACACACTAGTTGCATGGGAATGGTACTGCCAACTACCGAAATTTTAAATTTTGATATGGCTACAGCTAAAATAATTCACCTTGCTACAAGAGCCTTCGGTGAATGAATTACGCCAAAAGAGCTAAAGTGATTTTTTCAAAAATAACAGGTAACTATTACCTTAAGACGAGCAGTTGATTTGGTACAGAATAAGAATAATTAAAAAAACCATTCTATACGTATATAGAATGGTTTTTTTAAATTTTGAGCCGGTTTTTCTTTTTAGTGATGGCTCATCAACTGGCTATTATCTTATTAATTCCAGCCACCACCTAAGGCCCGGTAAATATTAACTACAGCATTCATTTGCTGCATTTTAGTTTCTACCAAATCAAATCTAGATTCTAAGGCATCTCGTTGCGTCATTAGCACTTCCATGTAATCGGCCCGGGCTGAGGTAAACAAGGTGTTTGAAATAGCAACCGACTGCGTGAGTGCCTCCACTTCTTGCGATTTTAAGCTATAACTTTTTTCCAGGTTGCCAATTTTTGCCAGTTGGTTGGCTACCTCCATGTTGGCGTTTAAAATGGCCCGCTCGTAGTTGTATACTGCTTGTATTTGTTGCGCATTGGCCGTAATGTAAACCGATTTTATCGCATTTCTGTTAACCAGTGGAGCAGCCAAATCACCGGCCAGC
Proteins encoded in this window:
- a CDS encoding alpha/beta hydrolase, with the protein product MALKFTIRMSAVRYLFLFFIFLNFHAVQAAHVDTLEINSSAMNTRLHAGIVVPDSYKKQKKTTYPVLYLLHGYSGNFRDWLTKVPDKTVLTSLADQYQMIIVTPDGGFGSWYLDSPLDKASQYETFITKELVQEVQTKYRTITTREGRFISGLSMGGHGALYLSARHPDLYLAAASMSGALDIASIQGDLVKSMETLLGQKAQNYEKFAQNSVVNMVPQLKASPVKILFDCGVDDFLIESNRELHRRLVVEKVPHEYIERPGAHTWPYWGNALPYHLLFFQKARQEAASK
- a CDS encoding ThuA domain-containing protein, translating into MYRILLFLTFFSVLQWKPAPIPKKVLLVYDQTFSNQIPHIDRIQAIQKLAKENNFILDTIRINAKFSEKYLKKYAALIFINPINEHLNYQQRNQLERYLQAGGGLLQISLPPASDSDWPWYTRLQEAGLKAQYVKSFQVADKDQLKYWRTAFDGGLYSQITLTNNSQSFPDSNWFEFLPDELDFVTNHPPLNYQKATLQEIP
- a CDS encoding plastocyanin/azurin family copper-binding protein — protein: MKRIHRINHIAKATLVAAGLLFLQHTGEAQTKINPATGSKQPAPAPKGLTKVEAAPAKEEDYYTLISLPVPEDVILEVGGMATLPDGSIAICTRRGEVWIVANPTVSGEDRPTYKRFAQGLHEPLGLAYKDGDIYVTQRSEITRLRDADGDGKADSYDKIYSWPLSGNYHEYSYGPTFLPNGNMLVTLNVGWSNSLGHGVSLVPWRGWTLEITPDGKMTPFAAGMRSPAGYGFNAAGDFFYTENQGDWVGSGRLSHVEKGDFLGNAESLNWSGLPGSPLKLKPKDVPNTGEPLYDVAKRVPELKAPAIWMPHGIFGISTSAFLSDNTNGKFGPFQNQIFVGDQGQSKIMRVDLEKVKGEYQGVAFGFREGFSSGILRQIWGNDGSMFVGMTSRGWSSTGKELFSLQRLVWTGRTPFEMKTIHAMPDGFEIEFTQPVDKATAAALASYKVTGFNYKYHATYGSPVINNKECSIRGVVVSPDGMKARLVVDDLRLGYIHEINTDGVRSATGQPLLHNVGYYTLNNLPDGEKLSIARTAAPAHDHAAMMASAGKAAGSTKTATKSSTAATASASTTATGTKMAKRITEMPAEWNGTADYTINLGTKPGLKFEPAQFQVKAGSKIRVVFQNDDDMLHNFVVVMPGTAIEVGNLAMKLGLEGQQRNYIPSTNKVLYHTNLLQPQSTETIYFIAPDKPGNYNYECSVPGHFYSMQGTMKVLPK
- a CDS encoding GNAT family N-acetyltransferase, whose amino-acid sequence is MEIIKLSPIDIDKFVQLILVFADVFEMQNFTIPKQEHLVHNLGKSDFIVFVAQKDDCIIGGLTAYTLHSYYSEKPLAYIYDLAIQTHYQRQGIGKKLIAAIKMYCQENNYEEVFVQADKVDGYALDFYRATKPTDEEQVVHFYYTLG